Genomic DNA from Coregonus clupeaformis isolate EN_2021a chromosome 9, ASM2061545v1, whole genome shotgun sequence:
gggatggttttctcggggtgatgagaggtgttgggtttgcaccagacattgcgttttccttcatggccaaaaagctcaattttagtctcatctgaccagagtaccttcttccatatgtttggggagtctcccacattgcttttggcgaacaccaaacatgtttgcttattttttttttattcaagcaactgcttttttctggccactcttccgtaaagcccagctctgtggagtgtacggcttaaaatggtcctatggacaaatactccaatctcagctgtggagctttgcagctccttcagggttatctttggtctctctgttaccactctgattaatgccctccttgcctggtccgtgagttttggtgggcggccctctcttggcagctttgttgtggtgccatattctttccgctttttaataatggatttaatggtgctccgttggatgttcaatgtttctgatacttttttataacccaaccctgatctgtacttctccacaactttgtccctgacctgttttggagagctccttggtcttcatggtgccgcttgcttggtggtgccccttgcttagtggtgttgcagactctggggcctttcagaacaggtgcatatatactgagatcatgagacagatcatgtgacacttagatttatttaactttatttaactaattatgtgacttctgaaggtaattggttacatgaaatccaaataaaaatccatttaaattacaggttgtaatgcaacaaaataggaaaaacgccaagggggatgaatacttttgcaaggcactgtatatagctactgaccctgtatatagctattgaccctgtatatagctactgaccctggaactgaccctgtagatagctactgacccaggaactgtccctgtatatagctactgacccgggaactgaccctgtatatagctactgaccctggaactgtccctgtatatagctactgaccctggaactgaccctgtatatagctactgaccctggaactgtccctgtatatagctactgaccctggaactgaccctgtatatagctactgaccctggaactgtccctgtatatagctactgaccctggaactgaccctgtatatagctactgaccctggaactgaccctgtatgtagcttcttactttctcctgttctttttatttctatttctggtgtgtttttgttctacttgactttattactgatattgattactgcattgttggggaaGAGCAAGAAAGGCTTCACTGTACTAGCACACGTGACAATAAAACACTTGAAATGTGAAACGTGAcaccctcactcacacacagtcaCGGTTCATGGCCTCAGAGCTCTCCTTCAATGAGTCAGTGAGCTGAGCTGTTTACACCCTAAGCACAGAAGGTATGTgcaaccttaattggggaggacgtgcttgtggtaatggctggagcagaatcagtggaatggtatcaaatacatcaaatacatggtttggACGCTACAGTCTGAGAGTGTAATAACATATAGTAAAAACTCCTAAGGACATAGTCCTGCTCTGCTGCAACCTCATTCTCCCTCATCACTTGCTCTCTGTCTGCAGTACTATGTAGAACAGGGTGTCTGAATACAGGTCTCAGAGTGCCTCCACCCTGCCTCCTCCACCCAGCCTCCTCCACCCAGCCTCTTCCACCCAGCCTCCTCCACCCTGCCTCCTCCACCCAGCCTCCTCCACCCAGCCTCCTCCACCCAGCctcctccaccagcctcctccaccagcctcctccaccagcctcctccACCCAGCCTCCTCCACCCAGCCTCCTCCACCCTGCCTCCTCCACCCAGCCTCCTCCACCCAGCCTCTTCCACCCAGCCTCCTCCACCCTGCCTCCTCCACCCTGCCTCCTCCACCCTGCCTCCTCCACCCAGCCTCCTCCACCCAGCCTCTTCCACCCAGCCTCCTCCACCCAGCCTCCTCCACCCTGCCTCCTCCACCCTGCCTCCTCCACCCAGCCAGTCTCCTCCACCCAGCCTCCGCCCAGCCTCCACCACCCTGCCTCCTCCACCCAGCCTCCTCCACCCAGCCTCCTCCACCCTGCCTCCTCCACCCAGCCTCCTCCACCCAGCCTCCTCCACCCAGCCTCCTCCACCCTGCATCCTCCACCCAGCCAGTCTCCTCCGCCCAGCCTCCGCCCAGCCTCCACCACCCTGCCTCCTCCACCCAGCCTCCTCCACCCAGCCTCCTCCACCCTGCCTCCTCCACCCAGCCTCCTCCACCCAGCCTCCTCCACCCTGCCTCCTCCACCCAGCCTCCTCCACCCAGCCTCCTCCACCCAGCCTCCTCCACCCTGCCTTCTCCACCCAGCCTCCTCCACCCTGCCTCCTCCACCCAGCCTCCTCCACCCAGCCTCCTCCACCCTGCCTCCTCCACCCAGCCTCCTCCACCCTGCCTCCTCCACCCTGCCTCCTCCACCCAGCCTCCTCCACCCTGCCTCCTCCACCCAGCCAGCTCTGCTCTGTTCCTCCACCCTGCCTCCTCCACCCAGCCTCCTCCACCCAGCCAGTCTCCTCCGCCCAGCCTCCACCCAGCCTCCACCCTGCCTCCTCCACCCAGCCAGTCTCCTCCGCCCAGCCTCCACCCAGCCTCCTCCACCCAGACTCCTCCACCCAGCCTCCTCCACCCAGTGTCATCCGCGCCTCCTCCACCCAGCCTCCTCCACCCAGCCTCCTCCACCCAGCCTCCTCCACCCAGCATTCTCCACCCTGCCTCCTCCACCCAGTCTCATCCATCCAGCCTCCTCCACCCAGTCTCATCCACCCAGCCTCTTCCACCCAGTCTCTTCCACCCAGTCTCTTCCACCCAGCCTCTTCCACCCAGCCTCTTCCACCCAGTCTCATCCATCCAGCCTCCTCCAACCAGTCTCCTCCACCCAGCCTCTTCCACCCTGCCTCCTCCACCAAGGCTCTTCCACCCAGTCTCATCCACCCAGCCTCTTCCACCCAGTCTCTTCCACCCAGTCTCTTCCACCCAGTCTCTTCCACCCTGCCTCCTCCACCCAGCCTCTTCCACCCAGTCTCTTCCACCCAGCCTCCTCCACCCTGCCTCCTCCACCCAGTCTCTTCCACCCAGCCTCTTCCACCCTGCCTCCTCCACCCAGCCTCTTCCACCCAGTCTCTTCCACCCAGCCTCTTCCACCCTGCCTCCTCCACCCAGCCTCTTCCACCCAGTCTCATCCACCCAGCCTCTTCCACCCAGTCTCTTCCACCCAGCCTCCTCCACCCTGCCTCCTCCACCCAGTCTCTTCCACCCAGCCTCTTCCACCCTGCCTCCTCCACCCAGCCTCTTCCACCCAGCCTCTTCCACCCAGTCTCATCCACCCAGTCTCTTCCACCCAGCCTCTTCCACCCAGCCTCTTCCACCCAGTCTCTTCCACCCTGCCTCCTCCACCCAGCCTCTTCCACCCAGTCTCATCCACCCAGCCTCTTCCACCCAGTCTCTTCCACCCAGTCTCATCCACCCAGCCTCCACCCAGCCTCCACCCAGTCTCTTCCACCCAGTCTCATCCACCCAGCCTCCACCCAGCCTCCACCCAGTCTCTTCCACCCAGTCTCATCCACCCAGCCTCCACCCAGCCTCCACCCAACCAGCCAGGTCTGCTGTGCTCtgttctgtttgtttttttgcttAATACACTTTAGAATGTGTTAGTAACCCTGTCTTCTCTGGACCTAAATATTATCTGTGTTGAAGGCCGACcagacagtggtaggcctgattacagacaacgatgagacagcctatagggaggaggtcagagacctggccgtgtggtgccaggataacaacctctccctcaacgtgatcaagacaaacaagataattgtggactacaggaaaaaaagaggactgagcacgcccccattctcatcgacggggctgtagtggaacaggttgagagcttcaagttccttgttgttcacatcaccaacaaactatcatggtccaaacacaccaagacagtcgtgaagagggcacgacaaagcatattccccctcaggagactgaaaagatttggcatgggtcctcagatcctcaaaaagttatacagctgcaccattgagagcatcctgactggttgcatcaccacctagtatggcaactgctcggcctccgaccgcaaggcactacagagggtagtgcgtacggcccagtacatcactggggccaagcttcctgccatccaggacctcta
This window encodes:
- the LOC121574499 gene encoding extensin-like encodes the protein MASELSFNESPPPPSLFHPASSTLPPPPSLLHPASSTQPPPPASSTSLLHQPPPPSLLHPASSTLPPPPSLLHPASSTQPPPPCLLHPASSTLPPPPSLLHPASSTQPPPPSLLHPASSTLPPPPSQSPPPSLRPASTTLPPPPSLLHPASSTLPPPPSLLHPASSTQPPPPCILHPASLLRPASAQPPPPCLLHPASSTQPPPPCLLHPASSTQPPPPCLLHPASSTQPPPPSLLHPAFSTQPPPPCLLHPASSTQPPPPCLLHPASSTLPPPPCLLHPASSTLPPPPSQLCSVPPPCLLHPASSTQPVSSAQPPPSLHPASSTQPVSSAQPPPSLLHPDSSTQPPPPSVIRASSTQPPPPSLLHPASSTQHSPPCLLHPVSSIQPPPPSLIHPASSTQSLPPSLFHPASSTQPLPPSLIHPASSNQSPPPSLFHPASSTKALPPSLIHPASSTQSLPPSLFHPVSSTLPPPPSLFHPVSSTQPPPPCLLHPVSSTQPLPPCLLHPASSTQSLPPSLFHPASSTQPLPPSLIHPASSTQSLPPSLLHPASSTQSLPPSLFHPASSTQPLPPSLFHPVSSTQSLPPSLFHPASSTQSLPPCLLHPASSTQSHPPSLFHPVSSTQSHPPSLHPASTQSLPPSLIHPASTQPPPSLFHPVSSTQPPPSLHPTSQVCCALFSPLRSRWLWYMKTKARRLSLEVDRLPLDNTSL